The Molothrus aeneus isolate 106 chromosome 10, BPBGC_Maene_1.0, whole genome shotgun sequence genomic interval TGTGGTTCTGAGATATCTGACGTGGCTCCTGCCTTGCACACGGGCTGTTCCTCCTGTGACAGGCACACCCAGGACTTTGGATGCCTGTTTGCCTCCTGAGGGCTGTGATCAGCACGCACATCTCTGTGGTTATGGGATGGCTGTGAGCTGCAGAAGCCTTGTGGTGGGGCACAGCGAGTGGGCCTTATCTTCAGGatcctgtgcctggagctctgccctgcacagccccatttcacagctgtgctgcagagcttcCTTTGCCTGGTGCCACCCAGTGCTCCTGAGCTGGGCACCCGCGGGCATCCTGCCACCCTTCACTCACCCAGGCTCCAGCCAGCTTCATCCTTTCTCTCACGGCTCccccagccaggacagcacCCATGGTGCTGACTGAAGGGCACCAACCACCAGTGCATCCCTGCAacacagcagtgcagcagctggccaGTGCCAAGGCTGAGTGTGCATTGAGGCAGTCCCCACTAGCAGCTGATTACTGACAACAATTAACATCCATTACTGAGCCCTTTGGGGCttacagctctgcctgccctctcCACTTCTGTTAATGCAGAGTTTGACAAGTGAGGCTCTTTGCCACCCATGTGAGATGCTGAGGCCTTGGTTTAGGTGCCAGCTGAAGCTCCCCATGGTTTGGCTGTACCTGTGCTCAAACAGGGCTGCAGGCCAGAGCCCTAATGCTGCCCCATCACGaccctctcctgctccatccatgcCCCAGGCACCAAATCCAGCCCAAGGCACCATCTGAGTGCAGCATTtgaggagggctggggaggctttccttcactgctgccaagctgctccctgtgcccacccccaGGTCCAGAGCTGTGCAAACACAACATTCAGGTGTACCATGAGCTGCATGGGGCCATCTGGACCAGGTATTGCACCTTCCTGGCTTTACTTAGCTTAGACTTCAGCACTAGTGAGCATTTCAAATCCCCACTTGCTGAACATCTCTGTTAGCCATAGAACACCCTCTTTCAGAAACTGCAGAGTGGTGTGTAGCAGTCTGAATTGCTGCTAGCACAATCCAGGCTAAGGAAGCAAAAAGGACCTTTGCATAACATCcacagatgttttattcagctgtGTGGTGAGATGTTCAGGTCCCAGCACCCACACACAAAGGGTCAAGCTTTCTCTCTGCAGGGGCCTCGGGCCAGTACAAAGATGAGGGCCAGTCAGGGAATAGGGAAGGAGTGGGTCAGGGACATAGGAACAGACAtaggaacaggggaaggagccaatggggTCTAACAGCTTTTTGAGGGAAGCTTCTTGTGTCTCCCTAGACCAGGAAATGCCCCACCAAGGTCTCCACAGTGGTGAGGCACCAGAGCTCACTGTGAAGTAGTGCCAGCATTGATTTGGCCAGAAGGCTGGCATTTGAAAGCTAACTGATGTGAAATCTGCTTTTAcgcaggaggaggaggtgctgtGGAAACCCTCAAGtaccagggagctgctggtgccaggcccctgccctgcactggcagcccatgcccagcctgccctgcctggctgcacagagccctcGTGCCCTGCCTCGGGTGGCACCTGCTGCTGACTCTGGCACCTTAAATCTGCAGGTAACATCACTTTGTTTCTCCTCTTTTGCTGCCTGAGAACTGCTGAGCAgggtcctgctgtgcctgggggaaGCAGAGGAGGCTTTGAGCGTGGTTTCTGCTGGGCAGTGAGGGCCCTGTGAGGCAGGAGGAGTCCCTGGGGTGGGCTGTGATCTCTGAGCCTTCCAGGTTCTGTTCTTACTCCAAGGTATTCTCTGGGTGCTTTACCTGGAATATCACAGCGCTGAGAACTGGAAGTTAATTCATCCCAATATGGGAAATGAGTGATtctaagaaattttttttggtcTAAGAGAACTCCTTCCAGCATCTATCAAAGCAGATCATGATTAGGGTGACCACATTACATTTTTCAAGGGATGCAGTGATAGATGAGCGTGAAAGAAGTTtcaaaagaagagaacaaactGCTGTGCCTTAGATCCTTGCATTTGAGAGAGGTGTGAACAacagcagcaaggctggagcAGGCAGTTGGCAGATTTCTTTATGCTATTtggaaacacagaggaaaagctCCTCACTTCAGCACCATGGCAGGGCCCTCACCTGGGTCTCCTCTGCCATGGGGACAGTTTGCTGCTCACTCTTTCTGGCCATGCTTCCCCCCaggccagctcctgcccagggcaggccagcagtgctgtgggtaCATTAAAACCTCTGGGAGGTactgccctgcccaggcctGTTCGCACACCTGTGCTGCATCTTCACTGACTATTTGCTGGGAGCCACCCATTCCATTTGTAGGACTGTTGGTGACAGTCAGGGCTGTTGTCATGGGGGTGGCAGGTCTGAGGGCAGCTCATGCACAAGATGCTGTGCTGTATCTTACTTCAGCCCCATTTCCCttcttgctctctctctgctcAGTTCCAGTTTCCTCCCCTCATCCACCAGGGCTGCCATGCTGTCCTTATCCACCTCACCCACCATATTCACCCTTCAGCCCTTGGTGCCTGCCCACTTTTGAGCTCTcccagaaggaaggagaagaattTTCCATTCAAGACTCCCCCTTCAGtgcagctgctttcctgctggaaaaacaCAGGATGCAGccaccacagtgctgctgcaacATCCCCTGTGCCTTCAGCCTCTGCCTTGCATCTCTTCCTCCAGCCTCTCTGTTCAGGGTCTGGCAGAAGCCTCCTGCTTcttgagctgctggaggaaacAAGCTCAGCCTGGGCCTCCCTCCCCAGATGGTCACCAGCTtctgggctggggggcagctgctgagcagctctcctCAGCCTATGGTGGGCACGTCAGGACACCCTGCACAGCACTGGTGACCTTGTCTGTTGAGCCCCAGCCTATTGCTGgtcttccagcagcagcaagatgCTGTTTCACAGCTGTCTCCATCCTTCTGTCACAGCTCTAAGTTGCTGCCTAGCCCCTCTGATGCTGCAGGCATTTCATCTACCCCACATGAAGCATttccagcagccacaggatATGCTAGCTAGTCAAGCTGAACCTCTTtaaaggtttgggttttttttttttttttctcattcataCCCTATCAGTGCCTTTTGGGCTGCTTTAAACCCTCTACTCAtttcctccatcctcctcccagcctctgGACTGCCCTGTGGACTGAAGCACTtgtgagccctgctgctgggaactgCACTGGGCCAGGTCTCCAGCCCCAAAGGCAGCTCTGGCCAGAGCCCTTTgatgctgcagagcccagcagtgtGGTTTGCCTGTGCTGCACctctgcagaggctgctgcaggcactgcatcCCAAGGCAGTGAAAAGAAGCCTGGGCACCAGTGCAGCTGTCAGACTTCTGCCTCATGCCATAACCCGTGACCACAAGCAGTGAcagttccctgctgctgctgtccacagTGCAGAGAGGTTTTCCTCAGGGGACAAGTGTCCCCTTCCCTGCAGGGTACAGGCAGTGAGCAGCAAGCCTCTGTTGGGAAAGCCAGGCCTGAGCATACAAGAACTGTGCAGCAGTCACATTAGTGTCTGCTATTGCAAGACACTCACACATCCCTCCAAAAACTGAgttatttgtgtatttttcagtGACTTCAGGACTGAATTCTGATTTGCAGGCAGTGCCTTCATGCACTGGCCACAAGGTCTGCATTGCTGGTGGAGGCACATAACTGCTTACCTAGGCAGAGGTGATGTCCCTTCCCAGGTCTCTGAAAGCTGTAAGATTTCACCAGATCCCTCCCCACTTCACTCCGTAAAAAACTTATTTTACATTGAAAgcggtttttttgttgtttgtttgttttttctgaagtgAATTTAGATGCAAGCAGAAGTGGCAGATACTGAGAATCACCGGTTCAGAGAATTTTTCCATGTGCTTGTCACATGAAACCACTTTGCACAGGAAGGACTCTGCTGAAAGATGATTTTTATCAGGCCATGAACTCACACTCTTCACCCAACTAATACTCCTGCCAAGCATCTTGCAGCTTGTGTGACAGAGGCTCAAGAGCTACTCCCACAGCATGGATTTCTGAGGGtggctggctgcctgcctggagcaggagccatCTAATTCAGCCCTTGTTCTGCAGTGGTGTTCCCTCTTCCAGATGTGACTTTCTGCTTTGCATCTGCAGACTCCTACTCTCTCCTGGAACAAAAGGACTTAAAATCAGGTTAATCCTTCCACATTCCCCTCCTGGCGAGGTGGAGAGCAGCATACCTTACTCTCTCCCTTGGGAGAGCAGGAATGCAGATTCAGCTGTTTTCCTCAGCTTGGAGGAGGAGCTCCAGGTTCACAAGGTGGTGCAAAGGCTCAGAAACCTTCCCAGACAGAGCCAGAGCATAAGAATTTCTATCAAGTGACATCTGCTATGCACTCCCACCCCTTCACCCCCAGTCTGAATCCAAACCCAGTAGAACTGACAGAGGAGGTTTCACTGATGGGTTGTGCTGGGCTTTAGTTTTGGTTGCTGCAAACCCTCCCTAGCTCAACACCAAGCTAAGGTAATTTTACATCATCTGCACAGCCTGGTTTAAGGAATTTGTGTTCACATTGTCACAGGATGTGCCCACTACCTATGGAGGCTCTTCTGAGTGCCATGTTGCCTCCTGCCCACACACACTTCAAGATCTCCCTATTTAATAAAGGCTGTCTGTCATGTCCTCTTGGAAATGTACCCTGAGACACTCATAAACTGAATGGACATAAACAATGCTTGACAAAGGATGCCAAAGATGACACAGGCTGACTGAGAAAGACAGCTCTGGAAAGCtcaaattcacatttttaacaAAGGACATATGTACTtacatgtgcttttttttttacagctacTAAGAGGTCTTACCATGTCTTTTCCTATTTCAGGTCTCAGAACATCATACAACATCTGTAACTCAGGACAATGAATGTGTCCAACAACTGCAGCACCAGAAATCTAGAACCTCACCCCCATGTTCGCCTCATTGAGTTTGCTCTCTATagcctcattttcttttttggagCACTATTTAATGCCCTTGCCTTCTGGGTGTTCTCCTGCAAGATGAAGAAGTGGACAGAAACCAGGGTGTATGTAATGAATTTAGTCTTTGCAGATTTCTCTGTCATCTGTACCTTGCCTTCCATGGTTTATTTGCTCTGGAATAAGTCACCCCGAGGGAAGCTCTGCCAGTTTACAGAGACAATGTATTTTATCAATATGTTAGTGAGCATCTACATCATTTCATTCATCTCCATTGATCGATACATTGCCATAAAGCAACCTTTGAAAGCCAGGGCCTTCAGGTCCCCGTCAAAGGCTGCCCTCCTCTGTGGGCTCCTGTGGGTCCTGGTGATAGTCAGTGCCACCATCCAGCTGATGCACCACAGACATGCAGATCTCTGCTTCCAGACCTACAcgctgcctgctgctctcagcctgctggccattttctttgttttcattctccCATTCGCCATCTTGATCTTCTGCTCCACAGAAGTGGTCAGGGACCTCAAGAAACATCTGAACACAAATTCACCGGAGGAGAAATCGATCCATAAAGCTGTACACATAATTTATGCAAATCTGATTGTATTTCTGGTATGTTTCCTGCCAGCCTTCCTCGGGCTGCTTGCCAGGTTCATCATGGAGAGCATTGGAGCTACCTGTTTCCTGCTCTGTATCATGGAGAACTTCTCCTCCGTGTTGAGGTGCATTGCCACGTCCAACTGCTGTCTCGATAGTGTCTGCTACTACTTTGTCACCAGGGAGTTCCAGGAAGCCTTTCTACAGCCCAAAGCCAGTACTCAACAACCAGAGGCAACCCACCCCTTGCAGATACAGACATGCTAAAGGGGAACAAACCCCAACATCTGCAACATAAAGAGCAAATACAGCTTCAGGGCTATTGGAATAAGTATTGCTCTTTTTCTCTAGCAAGTTCTTTGTTAGGGTTAGAAAGTTATACTTTATGTTTCCATTAAACAGGTCACAGAGATATGTAAAAGTGTGTATGTAATCAGTTGTTGTTAACGTGCCTCCATTCCACCCTCCAGCACCTACTTGTTACAGGTACAGCAAGACAGGTGAGCCATGTACCTCTTTTAGTTCCTTCTGCAGCTAAAATCCACTGATCCTTCTTGCCAACATGTACAAATGTATCTATCATATCGTACCTCATTGTGTATTTCAGGTTGTTTCCATTATTTCCATCTGTATGGCAGCTGTCTTCTGTTCAgggggcagttttccttatctcttccacacccactcctccctcgggaggggacatctgctgataacagctatggaatgtccctgcatggctgataagaactacagcatcccattgggagatgtgagcccagagggaggagccaagcattcctacccagatataatctggagattctggaacaccagcactgcttctccactggatttcccagagaaacagcagctgcctcttgccctggatcttcagaggcagagactgcacctttctccaggatccctgctccagcagaaccacccctgacactgcaggagggctgagccacaattccaatgggactgctgccagcaccctgacccacagggtgtcaggctgggttctgactctggcagtgttgttccagtctactgcattgtttattttatcctttcattttcttcccccttaaagaactgttattcttgctcccatatttttgcctgagagccccttaatttaaaatttatagcaactCAGAGGGGTGgaggtttacattctccatttcagggggggctcctgccttccttagcagacccctgtctttccaaaccaagacaccagTTTATATTTATACCATTCCTTTGGCAGCTTGGGCTGGGTGGCTGTTCAGATGGTTCTGGTGTATAATTAAGCACACGTCCCTACAAAACAGCCTAGGCTGTCCTGAGCTCCTTCCCCTTCAACTCAACAGGTCAGACAGGTGTGAAGGAACACTTCTGGGATGAAAGCAACACTTGTCCAATGCCATAAAGGCACAAAGTCCAGATTTCAGAGCTGTCTTCCTGccaggtgcctccagctgccctgctgagccctggtTCCCAgacagctcctcagagcagccatccctgcagggctgttccccCCACACGCTGAAGGCATTtcactgctgccccagcactcgccaccctggcactgccctgccctggcttgTGCTGTGTCACCAGGCTGTGCCAttgggctcagagcagccccaccCTGCTGGGTTTCCACAGCCTGCCCACACTGACACCTTTAACATTTCCATCACAGATTTGTGTTTTTCCACAAGTCAGTAGCCTAGAAAAGTCAGGGGAGAGAGGAAGTGGATAAATGCTGCCTAGaactgggcttttttttctttctgaatgctaaaaaaaaccccaaaacagcactgagctctgcccagcaaTACTCAGAGTGTTCCACCAAGACAGTATGGGGGAGTCTTTCCTGCCCACAAACACATCTTCCCCCGTGACCTATACCTGCCCTCTGTCAGCCCACAGCTGCTTCATCTTTGAGAGCATGAGCTCCTGTGCTGGGTTTGCAGGGCCTggtttttggtagcagggggtccacagaggtggctcctgtgagaagctgctggaagcttccactGTGCCTGGCAGAGCCAGTCCCTGATGGGTCTGAGGATGGACGTGCTGttggccaaggctgggccaatgAGAGAGATTGGAAACACCTCAGTGGTAacagatttaagaagaaaatcaaaatatagcTTTTTCTAgccagagaaaaggagaaggtgagaacatgtgagggaaaCAATGTGGAGACACCAAGATCAGTGGAGAAGGACAGACAGGAGGTGCTCTAGGAGCCAGAggtgagattcctctgcaggctgtggtgagagCATGGTGAGACAGCTGTGCCCCTACAGTCCCTGGGGATAcaggggggatgcagagatccactcAAAGCCCgtggggatccacaggggatgcagagatccacccccagcccctggggatccatgggggatgcagagatccacaggggatgcagagatccacaggggatgcagagattcccccccagcccatggggaaggtgcccatgctggagcaggtggatgcctggaggaggctgtgatccagtggaAGACTCAGTGGAGAGggggccctgctcccaggctggagcagcctgttcttggaggactgcaccccGTGGATGAGtgacccacactgcagcagttttgggaggactgtctcccatgggagggactcACATAGCAGGAATTTTGGGAGAAGTGCTGCTCTTGAGAGTGGACCCAACTCTGgagaagttcacagagaactgtctcTCCCATGGTCTCACAGGGActgctctcccagagcagcagaaggaaatctCGGGGGTGAACTGACCCAAACCCCCATGCCCATGActccctgtgctgtcagtgggaaggagggaggggttgggagaagaaaaggtgttttaagggCTTACTTTACTTCTTATTATCCTCCTCTAATTTTGTAAGTAATAAAATCACTTTGTATCTCTAAGATGAGCTTGTTTTGCCCTTGAAGTgttttctcccagtccttatTTCAGCTTAGGAACCCTTTGTTAAAtgttcctctcctctgcccagccgTGGCAGGGGAGGGCGAGTGAGCAGCTCTCgtgggtgcctggcatttggccagtgtcaaaccatgacagctCCAAAGACAAGAATTATTGGGACAAATCCTGAGGGAGTCAGTCTGGCTCCtgtcagctggctcagagagATGGGATTCCAATTGCTCTAGCCAGTGGGCAGCAAAACCCATGCAAATGTCTGTGACACACCACTGGGCAGCTCCTAACCATGCTCCCAAAGGTCgcagcccctcagtgccacaCTGGTGGCAGTGACTGCCGTGACATGGCTTCCCAGTGGCACTGATGGGCAGAGTTGcactcctggctgctgtgctgagggagaGCCAGCCCACAGATCTGTCAGGTGCAGGTGACAGcagccctgtgtgtccccaggctcgCTGTCCCCGGGGGCACAGGCACCACTGTCCCCTCGGAAATGTCCCTGTCCCGCCCGGGCCCCCTCTGCCACCGCAGCACcgctgcccagcctccctgagGAACCTTCTGCTGCCAGACGGGCAATTTGCAACCATTACGGGTTTTATCTCAGAAATTGTTTTCCCCCGACTGGAAAGATGACATTTTAATTGCCGGGCTGTGTGAGGCGAGGCGGGTATGAGCGGGGGGACCGACGGCGGAGCTCTGAGCTGCCGGCAGCGGGACAACAGAGGGCACCAGAGGCTCCAGCCCGAGGAAGTCAGGGCATAAATGAAGCGCTGGTGTTCGCACGAgttcagtgctgggctcagccctgccggGCTGTGACAGCCCcgggacagcagtgacagcacgGCCAGCACGGATCCCTTCCCTGCCGAGACAGCCGCGGCCTGTCTGAGGAGCAGCCCGCCCGCGGAGCAGGTAAAGCCAGCCGGcccttccctgtcccacagcagcgaccgtgccctgcccggcccctcAGGGTGCGCCTCTCacccctgctcccctgcactCAGTGCCGCTGCctggctccctgctgctcccacagctcctctgcctctgaTGGCAGCCACATCCCGCTCAGGGGTCTCTGCCCCTCGCTGCAGGTCCCATTAATGCTCCCTCAGGTGTGGGGACAGCTGGCACACAGCCTTGGAGCTGCCACCAGCTCCGTGCTTGTGCggggctccctggggctggcatgtccagcccagagggctcagctgttcctcaggCCACTGATAGGCAGGCAAAGTGGCTTTTTCACTGCAAGGTGACCACAAcagcctgccagggaacagctgcAGCATAGGCTGAAACCACAGAGGGGCCAAAACCTATGAGGCTGAAAGCCCAAGAGCACCAGGACACTGGCTGTGTGTTAGCTCCTCCATGAATTCCACCCTAAAAATGACTGTATGCCTGGGGTTCAGTACTGCCATACCCGTTCTGGTACTAGGGCAGGTGTTGTGCTTTCCTGTGCCAGATCTATCTCCCAGTCTTGGACACTAGAAACAGTTCACTTACTTAATGCAATCATCTATTTTAACTACAATTTGCATGTTGATGTTTCGAAGCTGCTGACTTATAAGGCAAGGTATTGGTAAGAGATTGTAGGAATCTGGGCACTTCCCGTTCCTGGCTCATTGCAAACACTTCCTATATGAGCTGCAGACAAAGTCTGATTCATCCTCTTTGCCGGTGGCAAATGCCCTGAGATATTtaaaggaagagcaggagatAAGTTCTCAGATTCATGTTTTCTGACCAAAATTTTTGCTTCCTACCTTTGAAGGTTGAGATCAGACACATGTGCTCATTTGCTcactttcccttctttctctgGAAGCCTGTTATCTGCTAGGGCTGCTAATATCCCTGCTGAGCTGTTCCTCCCCACCAGAGGATGGATTTGTGTTTGGGAGCACAaatcctgcccacagcaggcacccacccacccagca includes:
- the LOC136560739 gene encoding G-protein coupled receptor 35-like, with the translated sequence MNVSNNCSTRNLEPHPHVRLIEFALYSLIFFFGALFNALAFWVFSCKMKKWTETRVYVMNLVFADFSVICTLPSMVYLLWNKSPRGKLCQFTETMYFINMLVSIYIISFISIDRYIAIKQPLKARAFRSPSKAALLCGLLWVLVIVSATIQLMHHRHADLCFQTYTLPAALSLLAIFFVFILPFAILIFCSTEVVRDLKKHLNTNSPEEKSIHKAVHIIYANLIVFLVCFLPAFLGLLARFIMESIGATCFLLCIMENFSSVLRCIATSNCCLDSVCYYFVTREFQEAFLQPKASTQQPEATHPLQIQTC